Proteins encoded together in one Chitinophaga varians window:
- a CDS encoding SusC/RagA family TonB-linked outer membrane protein → MKGTHLYLFATLLLLAAGLCKPQKLIAQEVREIKGTVLDSVTQVALPGVTVFIKGTQTGASTNAEGHFTIRAASGDVLSFSYIGYDKKETAIGNRNNIFISLAQSKTTLNETVVIGYGAVKKSSVTASVAKVENKILDQVPAGRPEAALVGRMAGVNISQSRGQAGSAPTIRIRGIGSISAGNDPLIVIDGIPGGNLGMINMNDVQSVEVLKDASSAAIYGSRAAGGVILVTMKKGVAGKPKFNFNGYAGLGKAIVHNDWITGDEYYNYAVKYQNREYAWVGGDVSLPVWGDARRPAAYQVSDVLKTGHTVWQDAVMRTAPIQSYNISASGGTDKATYYVAATYKDEQGAMVNTWFKTYGLRANVDVQASKVVSVGFMLNPTYSKRRYNPSEIPNYSKYPSFVDVQRPNGTYPTAREYWGAVVTGQVNPMATLQGSEYYGSSISNIGEAYLKLNLAKGLSFRSSVGTTMDFSNRDEFQASWATSAAKNSGTDITSTNINVLNENVLSYNTTFKGGHDLSAIAGASYQRNDSKSVNLYAVAGSYNNDIIHTMGNATLAPNSNTLKSKWGLISYFTRVNYGYKDKYLLSASIRTDASSRFGPDNRWGYFPSVSAAWRVKQESFLKDFKPVSDLKVRASWGVTGNFNIGDFQYLGLMGNTFYSPGNVVTKGQAAVSYGNSQLGWEKTKGIDLGAELSVLDNRISIGFDYYDKRTTDLLYSMPVPATTGFGTTMTNIGEIRNRGIEFEVNTRNIVGKFNWQTSFNYSRNRNTVEDLGGVNNVIIADPSSNMNWILRVGEPMFSYYGYKINGIYKDAADVAANPGIAGSRPGNPKFEDTDGNKKIDANDKQILGNFQPKAILGMVNNFSYNNFDLSIAMQASLGAKMYNYENQFYQGALLGAMRRSLVENQWWSPTDPGNGKVPASALNTLGFQTMSDAYIEDASFLAIRNVNLGYTLPETLVRKLRVTNFRVYLSASNLFIFTKKEFHGYNPEGYTKGEVNGVASMPGANYGAEPISRIYALGFNFNF, encoded by the coding sequence ATGAAAGGAACACACCTTTACCTATTTGCAACCCTGCTGTTACTCGCTGCAGGTCTTTGCAAGCCACAAAAGCTGATAGCACAGGAGGTCAGGGAGATTAAGGGGACGGTGCTGGACAGCGTTACCCAGGTCGCACTTCCGGGTGTTACGGTATTTATCAAAGGCACACAGACCGGCGCATCCACCAATGCGGAAGGACACTTTACCATCCGTGCTGCCAGTGGCGACGTGCTCTCCTTCTCCTACATTGGTTACGATAAAAAAGAAACTGCCATCGGCAACCGCAATAATATTTTTATTTCCCTGGCACAAAGTAAAACCACATTGAATGAGACAGTTGTCATCGGTTATGGTGCGGTAAAGAAAAGTTCTGTGACCGCCTCCGTGGCTAAAGTGGAAAACAAAATACTCGACCAGGTGCCTGCCGGTCGTCCGGAAGCTGCACTGGTAGGCCGTATGGCAGGGGTGAACATCTCCCAGTCACGCGGCCAGGCCGGATCTGCGCCCACCATCCGCATCCGCGGCATCGGTTCCATCAGCGCAGGCAATGACCCGCTGATAGTGATCGACGGTATCCCCGGCGGCAATCTCGGTATGATCAATATGAACGATGTACAGTCGGTGGAAGTGCTGAAAGACGCATCGTCCGCAGCGATCTACGGTTCACGTGCAGCCGGTGGCGTTATCCTCGTCACCATGAAAAAAGGCGTGGCCGGTAAACCGAAATTTAACTTCAACGGCTATGCAGGCCTGGGCAAAGCGATCGTACACAACGACTGGATCACCGGCGATGAATACTACAACTATGCAGTCAAATACCAGAACCGGGAATATGCCTGGGTAGGCGGTGACGTTAGCCTGCCGGTATGGGGCGATGCCAGAAGGCCCGCTGCCTACCAGGTAAGCGACGTGCTCAAAACCGGTCATACTGTATGGCAGGACGCTGTTATGCGCACGGCACCCATTCAGAGCTATAATATTTCCGCCAGCGGCGGCACAGATAAGGCCACCTACTACGTGGCTGCTACCTACAAAGACGAACAAGGCGCTATGGTCAACACCTGGTTTAAAACCTATGGCCTCAGGGCCAATGTGGACGTGCAGGCCAGCAAAGTGGTGAGCGTTGGCTTCATGCTCAACCCTACCTATTCCAAACGCCGTTATAACCCATCCGAGATACCTAACTATTCCAAATATCCTTCTTTTGTAGATGTGCAGCGCCCTAACGGTACCTACCCTACGGCGCGCGAATACTGGGGCGCTGTGGTGACCGGGCAGGTCAACCCGATGGCCACGCTGCAGGGCTCTGAATACTACGGCAGCAGCATCAGCAATATCGGTGAAGCCTATCTGAAACTGAACCTCGCCAAAGGACTGAGCTTCCGCTCTTCTGTAGGTACCACCATGGATTTCAGTAACCGCGACGAGTTCCAGGCCTCCTGGGCTACCAGCGCCGCCAAAAACTCAGGCACGGACATCACCAGCACCAATATCAATGTGCTCAATGAAAACGTACTGAGCTACAACACCACGTTTAAAGGCGGCCACGATCTCTCTGCCATCGCAGGCGCGTCCTACCAGCGTAACGACAGTAAGTCGGTGAACCTCTACGCGGTGGCCGGCAGTTATAATAACGATATTATACACACGATGGGCAACGCCACACTGGCGCCCAACAGCAATACGCTCAAAAGCAAATGGGGGCTTATTTCCTACTTCACGCGTGTGAACTATGGTTATAAAGATAAATACCTGCTGTCAGCCTCCATCCGTACAGATGCCAGCTCCCGTTTCGGCCCGGATAACCGTTGGGGTTATTTCCCCTCCGTGTCTGCCGCCTGGCGCGTGAAACAGGAAAGCTTCCTGAAAGACTTCAAACCTGTCAGCGACCTGAAAGTGAGGGCCAGCTGGGGCGTGACGGGCAACTTCAACATCGGCGACTTCCAATACCTCGGCCTGATGGGCAATACCTTCTATTCGCCCGGTAACGTGGTGACCAAAGGCCAGGCAGCCGTTAGCTACGGCAACAGCCAACTGGGCTGGGAAAAAACCAAAGGCATCGACCTGGGCGCTGAACTGTCTGTGCTGGATAACCGCATCAGCATCGGGTTTGATTACTACGACAAACGGACCACCGACCTGCTGTACAGCATGCCGGTGCCGGCCACGACAGGCTTCGGTACTACCATGACCAACATCGGAGAGATACGTAACCGCGGGATAGAATTTGAAGTGAACACCCGTAATATCGTCGGTAAATTCAACTGGCAGACATCTTTCAACTATTCCCGCAACCGCAACACTGTGGAGGACCTGGGTGGTGTCAACAACGTGATCATTGCTGATCCTTCTTCCAATATGAACTGGATACTCCGTGTGGGCGAACCGATGTTCTCCTACTATGGTTATAAAATCAACGGTATTTACAAAGATGCCGCTGATGTGGCGGCCAATCCGGGTATCGCGGGCTCCCGCCCCGGTAACCCAAAGTTTGAAGATACCGATGGCAATAAAAAGATTGATGCCAACGACAAACAGATACTGGGCAATTTCCAGCCCAAAGCCATCCTGGGAATGGTGAACAATTTCTCCTACAATAATTTTGACCTGAGCATTGCCATGCAGGCATCGCTCGGCGCTAAAATGTACAACTACGAAAATCAGTTCTACCAGGGCGCCCTGCTGGGCGCGATGCGCCGCTCCCTGGTGGAAAACCAGTGGTGGTCGCCCACTGACCCGGGCAACGGTAAAGTGCCGGCCAGCGCACTCAACACATTGGGATTCCAGACTATGTCTGACGCTTATATAGAAGACGCCTCCTTCCTCGCCATTCGTAACGTAAACCTCGGCTATACCCTGCCTGAAACACTGGTCCGCAAACTACGGGTGACCAACTTCCGGGTATACCTCTCTGCCAGCAACCTGTTCATCTTCACCAAAAAAGAATTCCATGGATATAACCCTGAAGGATACACGAAAGGAGAGGTGAACGGTGTTGCCAGCATGCCGGGCGCTAACTACGGGGCAGAACCAATCAGCCGCATTTACGCGCTGGGATTCAATTTTAACTTCTAA
- a CDS encoding GntR family transcriptional regulator, with protein sequence MKTDSLANKVYVELRRKILSNQLVPGMRLKEDVWAKKTEVSRMAVREALTRLLGENLVVFGEKGGYFVKSMTAEDIRQIRELRELLELGAIRVAIHKIGKADITALEKICDDFTSMVKSGYMGGACEADMKFHETLIALAGNAKLMEIYQSSNIPLFHMKLGKMLVQMDDYEQTDEEHRAILHALKNKDLKKAEDALVKHLLRGEVTTLEVE encoded by the coding sequence ATGAAAACAGATTCATTAGCCAATAAAGTGTATGTAGAACTGCGTCGTAAGATCCTTTCCAATCAGCTGGTGCCGGGCATGCGCCTGAAAGAAGACGTGTGGGCCAAGAAGACGGAAGTGAGCCGCATGGCCGTGCGGGAGGCGTTGACAAGGCTGCTGGGCGAGAATCTGGTGGTATTCGGAGAGAAAGGCGGTTACTTTGTTAAGTCCATGACCGCTGAAGATATCCGGCAGATCCGGGAGCTACGCGAACTGCTGGAGCTGGGCGCCATCCGTGTGGCCATCCACAAGATCGGCAAGGCCGATATCACCGCACTGGAGAAAATCTGTGACGACTTTACCAGCATGGTGAAAAGCGGTTACATGGGCGGCGCCTGTGAAGCAGATATGAAGTTCCACGAAACCCTGATAGCTCTCGCCGGCAATGCCAAACTGATGGAGATATACCAGTCCAGCAATATCCCCCTGTTCCACATGAAGCTGGGCAAGATGCTGGTGCAAATGGACGATTATGAACAGACCGATGAAGAACACCGCGCTATCCTTCATGCGCTGAAAAATAAAGACCTCAAAAAGGCGGAAGACGCGCTGGTAAAGCATTTGCTGCGTGGAGAAGTAACCACCCTGGAAGTAGAATAA
- a CDS encoding TlpA family protein disulfide reductase: MRRFSFSNIIYTLLLAGLLAILFIPGGKVWFMQQLMKVGLLQPSVPKTNEDAWPAPEMLFRDAAGAPVALSSLKGKVVFINFWATWCPPCRAEMPSVDRLYRQWKNNPGIVFLIVDADSEPDKAAAFMRDHGYQLPVALLTANVPQNVYNGTLPTTLIIDKAGRIVFRETGAADYSSHRMEEYIQQLLAEKQ; the protein is encoded by the coding sequence ATGCGCCGATTTTCCTTTTCCAATATTATTTACACACTGCTGTTAGCAGGGCTGCTGGCGATACTGTTTATTCCCGGAGGGAAGGTATGGTTTATGCAGCAGCTGATGAAGGTGGGCTTGTTGCAGCCCTCAGTGCCTAAAACAAATGAAGACGCCTGGCCGGCGCCGGAGATGCTTTTCCGCGACGCTGCGGGCGCGCCGGTGGCGCTGTCTTCGCTGAAGGGGAAGGTGGTGTTTATTAATTTCTGGGCTACGTGGTGCCCGCCATGCAGGGCGGAGATGCCTTCTGTGGACCGGCTGTACCGCCAATGGAAAAATAACCCCGGTATCGTGTTCCTGATCGTGGACGCTGATAGTGAGCCTGACAAGGCCGCTGCGTTTATGAGGGACCATGGGTACCAATTACCCGTTGCTTTGTTGACCGCCAATGTGCCTCAAAATGTATACAACGGCACGCTGCCCACTACGCTCATTATAGATAAGGCGGGACGGATCGTGTTCCGGGAAACCGGCGCGGCAGACTATAGCAGTCACCGCATGGAAGAATATATTCAACAGTTACTGGCTGAAAAGCAATAG
- a CDS encoding SRPBCC domain-containing protein has translation MKNQPLVVERLLNAPVRKVWEALTVKEKMKAWYFEVSDFKPEVGFAFSFVGADQGVEYVHNCVVTAVVPDRKLSYTWTYRDYEGESLLTFELQPEGDKTRLTLTHEGLETFPQHLKSFTRESFTGGWNYFINNALPKYLDPEFVPTPESETRC, from the coding sequence ATGAAAAATCAACCGCTGGTCGTTGAACGGCTACTGAATGCGCCTGTCCGCAAAGTTTGGGAAGCATTGACCGTAAAAGAAAAAATGAAAGCATGGTACTTTGAGGTATCTGATTTTAAACCGGAAGTAGGGTTTGCGTTTAGTTTTGTGGGCGCAGACCAGGGTGTTGAATATGTCCACAATTGTGTAGTAACAGCTGTGGTACCTGACAGGAAGCTGTCCTACACCTGGACGTATCGGGATTATGAAGGAGAGTCCTTACTGACTTTTGAATTGCAGCCGGAAGGAGATAAGACAAGACTAACGTTGACGCATGAGGGACTGGAAACATTCCCGCAGCATCTGAAGTCCTTTACCCGGGAGAGCTTCACCGGTGGCTGGAATTACTTTATCAACAATGCTTTGCCGAAGTATCTTGATCCTGAATTTGTGCCAACACCGGAGAGTGAAACAAGGTGTTAA
- a CDS encoding ArsR/SmtB family transcription factor — MRRDVFQAIADPTRREIIHLLADRSLSLNMVADHFDISRPAISKHVKILTECGLIVIQQQGRERHCKANLHQLKEVSEWVENYRRFWNKKLDALEAFLEEDSKKKKKKK; from the coding sequence ATGCGCAGAGATGTTTTTCAGGCGATAGCAGACCCTACGAGAAGGGAGATTATTCATCTGTTGGCCGACAGGTCATTGAGCCTGAATATGGTGGCTGACCATTTTGATATCAGCCGTCCCGCTATATCCAAGCATGTAAAGATACTGACGGAGTGCGGGCTTATTGTTATCCAGCAGCAGGGGAGGGAGCGTCATTGCAAAGCCAACCTGCATCAGCTGAAAGAGGTATCGGAATGGGTGGAAAATTACCGCCGGTTCTGGAACAAAAAACTGGACGCGCTGGAAGCTTTCCTGGAAGAGGACAGTAAGAAGAAAAAGAAAAAAAAATAA